The following proteins come from a genomic window of Pyxidicoccus sp. MSG2:
- a CDS encoding DUF4382 domain-containing protein, which yields MPRISHLRSSFATLLAVTLLPLVGCGGGEGKVTVLMTDAPGDNLKTAVVTISEIYLQGGGGDDDSNDDDVIGKSNGDKGGRVVLLDEPVTVSLLDLANKTSELVSDAVVPNGDYSEIRFVITGGYIEVKNADGSTSIFASSNDYAELPEGAEVSGALHMPSYGSSGLKVKFTEKLSIEGEQKILLVDFDVAQSFGKEAGGSGRWVMSPVIKSAEVTASGSINVTLAKGAGVSLPVVDGHQVTLGDFRAVMINAAGSREELALADSDGNGTFEASFKFLIPGTFSLSIAGPAGVTFNTSPDAPVTVELGSGKDLTQAFTLTDAQPD from the coding sequence ATGCCTCGGATTTCACACCTTCGCTCGAGCTTCGCTACCCTCCTGGCCGTCACGCTGCTGCCCCTGGTGGGCTGTGGCGGCGGTGAGGGCAAGGTCACTGTGCTGATGACCGACGCTCCGGGCGACAACCTCAAGACCGCGGTCGTCACCATCTCCGAGATCTACCTGCAGGGCGGTGGCGGCGACGACGACAGCAACGACGACGACGTCATCGGGAAGTCCAACGGCGACAAGGGCGGCCGCGTGGTGCTGCTCGACGAGCCCGTCACGGTGAGCCTGCTGGACCTGGCCAACAAGACGTCGGAGCTGGTGTCCGACGCGGTGGTCCCCAACGGTGACTACTCCGAGATCCGCTTCGTCATCACCGGCGGCTACATCGAGGTGAAGAACGCGGACGGCTCCACGTCCATCTTCGCCTCCTCCAACGACTACGCCGAGCTGCCCGAGGGGGCCGAGGTCTCCGGCGCCCTCCACATGCCGAGCTACGGCAGCTCCGGCCTCAAGGTGAAGTTCACCGAGAAGCTGAGCATCGAGGGTGAGCAGAAGATCCTCCTGGTGGACTTCGACGTCGCGCAGAGCTTCGGCAAGGAGGCGGGTGGCTCCGGCCGCTGGGTGATGAGCCCGGTCATCAAGTCCGCCGAAGTCACGGCGTCCGGCAGCATCAACGTGACGCTGGCGAAGGGCGCCGGCGTGTCGCTGCCGGTGGTGGACGGCCACCAGGTCACCCTGGGCGACTTCCGCGCGGTGATGATCAACGCCGCGGGCAGCCGCGAGGAGCTGGCGCTGGCCGACAGCGACGGCAACGGCACCTTCGAGGCGAGCTTCAAGTTCCTCATCCCGGGCACCTTCTCGCTGAGCATCGCGGGGCCCGCGGGCGTCACCTTCAACACCTCGCCGGATGCGCCGGTGACGGTGGAGCTGGGGTCCGGCAAGGACCTCACGCAGGCCTTCACGCTCACCGACGCGCAGCCGGACTAG
- a CDS encoding sigma 54-interacting transcriptional regulator, producing the protein MLRAVASLGDEDGDELVRTDALPAIRIPRVRMRLAVLTGPDAGKAYPLLPGRYRIGAEATADIVLPDRAVSRQHLILEVRDDGVRAVDPGSRNGSFCEGMRFSELEVRPGAVLTLGTTELKLVPEGEKARAMPLSTRGSFGGLVGNSRRMREIFTLLERLAAGESDVLIQGETGTGKELCAEAIHAHSPRSKGPFVIADLAGIAPQLLESELFGHVKGAFTGANTDRAGAFERAHGGTLFLDEVGELPLEVQPRLLRALERRQVKRVGANDYRTVNVRVVAATHQDLEGAVKNGAFRGDLFHRLAVLRVVLPPLREHPEDIPLLIDTVLTRMGRPPSALSDQTRALLAQYPWPGNVRELRNVVDRVVNLGEEALPDIPDVPPRAVAVDDDPENTVPMALDLPFKEAKERLIEGFERDYLRTLLERCEGNVSRASREAGIDRVYLRKLLRKHGLDTSA; encoded by the coding sequence ATGTTGCGCGCCGTGGCAAGTCTGGGAGACGAGGACGGGGACGAGCTGGTTCGAACCGATGCCCTTCCGGCCATCCGCATTCCTCGCGTCCGCATGCGTCTGGCGGTGCTGACGGGGCCGGATGCCGGCAAGGCCTATCCGCTGTTGCCGGGGCGCTACCGCATCGGCGCCGAGGCGACGGCGGACATCGTGCTCCCGGACCGGGCCGTCTCGCGCCAGCACCTCATCCTCGAAGTGAGGGATGACGGCGTACGCGCGGTGGACCCGGGCTCGCGCAATGGCTCCTTCTGCGAGGGCATGCGCTTCTCCGAGCTGGAGGTCCGCCCCGGCGCGGTCCTCACCCTGGGCACCACCGAGCTGAAGCTGGTGCCGGAGGGCGAGAAGGCACGCGCCATGCCCCTGTCCACGCGCGGCAGCTTCGGCGGGCTGGTGGGCAACAGCCGGCGCATGCGCGAAATCTTCACGCTGCTGGAGCGACTGGCCGCCGGTGAGTCCGACGTGCTCATCCAGGGCGAGACGGGCACGGGCAAGGAGCTGTGCGCGGAGGCCATCCACGCGCACAGCCCCCGGAGCAAGGGGCCCTTCGTCATCGCCGACCTGGCGGGCATCGCCCCGCAGCTGCTGGAGAGCGAGCTGTTCGGCCACGTGAAGGGCGCCTTCACCGGCGCCAACACGGACCGCGCGGGCGCCTTCGAGCGCGCGCACGGCGGCACCCTCTTCCTCGACGAGGTGGGCGAGCTGCCGCTGGAAGTGCAGCCGCGCCTGCTGCGCGCGCTGGAGCGCCGGCAGGTGAAGCGCGTGGGCGCCAATGACTACCGCACCGTCAACGTGCGGGTGGTGGCGGCCACGCACCAGGACCTCGAGGGCGCGGTGAAGAACGGCGCGTTCCGAGGAGACCTGTTCCACCGGCTCGCGGTGCTGCGCGTCGTGCTGCCCCCGTTGCGTGAGCACCCGGAGGACATCCCGCTGCTCATCGACACGGTGCTGACGCGCATGGGCCGCCCGCCCAGCGCGCTGTCGGACCAGACGCGCGCGCTGCTCGCGCAGTACCCGTGGCCGGGCAACGTGCGCGAGCTGCGCAACGTGGTGGACCGCGTCGTCAACCTCGGCGAGGAGGCGCTGCCGGACATCCCCGACGTGCCCCCGCGCGCGGTGGCGGTGGACGATGACCCGGAGAACACGGTGCCCATGGCCCTGGACCTCCCCTTCAAGGAGGCCAAGGAGCGGCTCATCGAGGGCTTCGAGCGGGACTACCTGCGCACCCTCCTGGAGCGCTGCGAGGGCAACGTGTCCCGCGCGTCGCGCGAGGCCGGCATCGACCGCGTCTACCTGCGCAAGCTGCTGCGCAAGCACGGGCTGGACACGTCGGCCTAG
- a CDS encoding serine/threonine-protein kinase, whose product MALQPGDRFGRYELVSWLGRGGMAETWRARLVGDAGVTRPVLIKKVLPEFSDDEAFISMFISEARISATLSHGNVAQVFDFGQVDGDYFLAMEFVDGQPLHRVLKRAARSGLPALPVPLATFIALEICRGLHYAHTRADEKGAPLGIVHRDISPDNVLVGYEGQVKIVDFGIAKARSLRTFDTEPGVVKGKYLYFSPEQARGKQVDARTDVWATGLVLYELLCGQRPVTGPPQTVMMRMASGDFPSPKELRKDLPSELDEIVMRALSVKLAGRFESSHAFGDALAGFLYNFAPRFSSMNLAHLVRALFREELAKEGRELAVPPAFMEELAAWRNTAPTAATARESPAPGLSPSLSRGILIAGGAVVLTLGAVAVLPHAWDGDSPVEHEPSSLQPQWPTNSDGTPAPGAPHELAKGAPIELRLNAQRDVILVPRSLVAFSGLAPTLNYGVSEISDASSPEPKWLHAPSASNVAPIFYVLSGASVSGDAELGEVTRDVLGFQGASAISFFTLGSASQGQASVRDIQLVSSLVGSEKEFVFRPEAMTASVAKAALLEGLSESAMYSLTLTPVGEGAFVHGLKRSPVRRVACVQWAPPGLTAGQAEGWSVAFLLEQGTEVFIEGIDALRCGFVDDDPSDNQGHMLVRATPIDDVQNGARQTPLRGQIAEASLMVARAREQLNEAALTRNYWEALQTAERCLRLVPDHADCLMFSGTSLARMGRGDEAAVRYRRFVERHPNHPKAEQVRHILQAYDQSQLP is encoded by the coding sequence ATGGCCTTGCAACCCGGCGACAGGTTCGGCCGATACGAGCTGGTGTCGTGGCTCGGTCGTGGGGGAATGGCGGAGACGTGGCGCGCCCGGCTGGTGGGCGACGCTGGCGTCACCAGGCCCGTCCTCATCAAGAAGGTGTTGCCGGAGTTCTCGGACGACGAGGCCTTCATCTCCATGTTCATCAGCGAGGCGCGCATCTCCGCCACGCTGTCGCACGGCAACGTGGCCCAGGTCTTCGACTTCGGTCAGGTGGACGGGGACTACTTCCTGGCCATGGAGTTCGTGGACGGGCAGCCGCTGCACCGCGTCCTCAAACGCGCGGCCAGGAGCGGCCTGCCGGCGCTGCCTGTGCCCCTGGCGACATTCATTGCCCTGGAGATATGCCGGGGGCTGCACTACGCGCACACGCGCGCGGACGAGAAGGGCGCCCCGCTGGGCATCGTCCACCGGGACATCTCTCCCGACAACGTGCTCGTCGGCTACGAAGGCCAGGTCAAGATTGTCGACTTCGGCATCGCCAAGGCGCGCTCACTGCGCACCTTCGATACCGAGCCGGGAGTGGTGAAGGGCAAGTACCTCTACTTCTCGCCGGAGCAGGCGCGGGGCAAGCAGGTGGATGCGCGCACGGATGTCTGGGCCACCGGCCTGGTGCTGTACGAGTTGCTGTGCGGCCAGCGCCCCGTCACCGGGCCCCCGCAGACGGTGATGATGCGGATGGCGAGCGGCGACTTCCCCTCTCCGAAGGAGCTGCGCAAGGACTTGCCCTCGGAGCTCGACGAAATCGTCATGCGCGCGTTGTCGGTGAAGCTCGCCGGGCGCTTCGAGTCCAGCCACGCCTTCGGCGATGCCCTGGCCGGGTTCCTCTACAACTTCGCGCCCCGGTTCTCGTCCATGAACCTGGCGCACCTGGTCCGCGCGCTGTTCCGGGAGGAGCTGGCGAAGGAGGGACGGGAGCTGGCGGTGCCTCCCGCGTTCATGGAGGAACTGGCCGCCTGGCGGAATACCGCACCGACAGCCGCGACTGCCCGGGAGAGCCCCGCGCCCGGCCTCTCGCCGAGCCTCTCGCGTGGCATTCTCATCGCCGGAGGCGCCGTCGTCCTGACACTGGGGGCGGTCGCCGTTCTGCCGCACGCCTGGGACGGTGATTCTCCCGTCGAGCATGAGCCGTCGTCTCTTCAGCCACAGTGGCCAACGAACTCAGACGGGACTCCCGCGCCCGGAGCTCCGCACGAATTGGCGAAAGGTGCCCCGATAGAACTCCGCTTGAACGCCCAGCGGGATGTGATCCTGGTGCCGCGAAGTCTCGTCGCCTTCTCGGGGTTGGCACCTACCCTGAACTATGGAGTCTCGGAGATTTCTGACGCTTCCAGTCCAGAGCCGAAGTGGCTCCATGCGCCTTCTGCGTCCAACGTGGCTCCCATCTTCTACGTGCTTTCGGGAGCGTCGGTGTCTGGCGATGCCGAGCTGGGAGAGGTTACCCGCGATGTCCTCGGCTTCCAGGGCGCCTCGGCCATTTCCTTCTTCACGCTGGGCTCAGCCTCCCAGGGCCAGGCTTCCGTGCGGGACATCCAGCTCGTGAGCTCGCTGGTTGGCTCGGAGAAGGAGTTCGTCTTCCGTCCGGAAGCGATGACGGCGTCCGTGGCGAAGGCCGCCCTGCTCGAGGGGCTGAGCGAGTCGGCCATGTATTCCTTGACGCTGACACCCGTGGGGGAGGGGGCCTTCGTCCATGGGTTGAAACGGAGCCCCGTGCGCCGGGTCGCCTGTGTCCAGTGGGCTCCTCCCGGACTGACAGCAGGGCAAGCCGAGGGCTGGTCCGTGGCGTTCCTCCTGGAACAGGGCACAGAGGTGTTCATCGAGGGGATTGATGCGCTGAGGTGCGGATTCGTCGACGATGACCCCTCGGACAATCAGGGCCACATGCTGGTCCGCGCCACTCCAATCGACGACGTCCAGAATGGAGCTCGGCAGACCCCCTTGCGCGGCCAGATTGCGGAAGCCAGCCTCATGGTCGCGCGCGCCAGGGAGCAGTTGAATGAGGCGGCGCTCACGAGGAACTATTGGGAAGCACTCCAAACCGCCGAACGCTGCCTGCGTCTGGTTCCCGACCATGCCGACTGCCTGATGTTTTCCGGCACCAGCCTGGCCCGAATGGGGCGTGGTGACGAGGCGGCCGTCCGGTACCGGCGCTTCGTCGAGAGACATCCGAACCATCCGAAGGCCGAGCAGGTACGCCACATTCTTCAGGCCTACGACCAGTCACAGCTCCCCTGA